The following are from one region of the Achromobacter xylosoxidans genome:
- a CDS encoding CaiB/BaiF CoA transferase family protein: protein MAKPLEGVRVLDLSHVIAGPLASFYLAQLGAEVIKVEPPLAGEVLRSMKNGVDTDTPTGFAAINAGKQSLALDIRTRQGADLLRSLAASADVFIENFRPGVVARYGLDYASIKAVKPDIVYCSISGFGQQGAWSQRGAYDHVVQAMTGMMMMSGEGDDAPPLKVGFPVIDVAVGMLGALSIVSALHRRLREGAGQYIDASMVQASLALMYTNTCAYLSDGTPTRRVGNRGYTGSPAADTYRCADGWLAVAANTPEQFRKLTAAIGVEALCGDAKALDLEAFNLPNGFVVPNDREYVVQQLRAAFSTRSAAQLEDLLSQAGVPAAKVRKLEEFLDEADVTGCVSLPDHRFHQGGRELRTHGLGFAFEQDGGPTKAGAPALGEGTREVLRRVGLDDAAIAELERAGVLRTQADTALPLIP from the coding sequence ATGGCCAAGCCTCTCGAAGGCGTACGCGTGCTCGACCTGTCGCACGTGATCGCCGGTCCTCTCGCTTCCTTCTATCTGGCGCAGCTGGGCGCCGAAGTCATCAAGGTCGAACCGCCGCTGGCGGGCGAAGTCCTGCGTTCGATGAAGAACGGCGTCGACACCGACACGCCCACCGGCTTCGCGGCCATCAACGCCGGCAAGCAATCGCTGGCGCTGGACATCCGGACCCGGCAGGGGGCGGACTTGCTGCGCTCGCTGGCCGCCTCGGCCGATGTGTTCATCGAAAACTTCAGGCCTGGCGTGGTGGCGCGTTACGGGCTGGATTACGCCTCGATCAAGGCGGTCAAGCCCGACATCGTGTACTGCTCCATCTCGGGCTTCGGCCAGCAAGGGGCCTGGTCGCAGCGCGGCGCTTACGACCATGTGGTCCAGGCGATGACCGGCATGATGATGATGTCGGGCGAGGGTGACGACGCGCCGCCGCTGAAAGTGGGTTTCCCGGTGATCGACGTGGCGGTGGGCATGCTGGGCGCGTTGTCCATCGTGTCGGCGCTGCACCGCAGGTTGCGCGAAGGCGCCGGCCAGTACATCGACGCGTCCATGGTCCAGGCCTCGCTGGCGCTGATGTACACCAATACCTGCGCCTACCTGAGCGACGGCACGCCGACGCGCAGGGTCGGCAATCGGGGCTACACCGGCAGTCCCGCCGCCGACACCTACCGCTGCGCCGACGGCTGGCTGGCGGTGGCCGCGAACACGCCGGAACAATTCCGCAAGCTGACCGCCGCCATTGGGGTGGAAGCACTGTGCGGCGACGCCAAGGCGCTGGATCTGGAAGCCTTCAACCTGCCCAACGGATTCGTGGTGCCGAACGACCGCGAGTACGTGGTGCAACAGTTGAGAGCCGCATTTTCGACCCGCAGCGCCGCGCAGCTCGAGGACCTGCTCAGCCAGGCCGGCGTGCCCGCGGCCAAGGTGAGAAAGCTCGAGGAGTTCCTCGACGAGGCGGACGTCACCGGCTGCGTGAGCCTGCCTGATCATCGTTTTCACCAGGGTGGACGCGAACTGCGCACGCATGGGCTAGGCTTTGCCTTCGAGCAGGACGGCGGTCCGACCAAGGCAGGTGCTCCCGCGCTGGGCGAGGGTACGCGCGAGGTGCTCAGGCGAGTGGGCCTGGACGACGCCGCGATTGCCGAGCTCGAGCGCGCCGGCGTCCTGAGGACCCAGGCCGACACCGCGCTTCCCCTGATCCCCTGA
- a CDS encoding Bug family tripartite tricarboxylate transporter substrate binding protein — MQRRTFCLGALGAGMMFRAMANAAESYPSRAVRVVVPYAAGGGPDIMVRQFGPVLSASMGQPIVVENKVGAGGVLAAQYVAQAAPDGYTVLLGSNSHLIQKALQPSLMFDPEQDFLPVTVIGASPSVLVVSAKSPYRTAQDLIAALKAQPGKMNYASGGIGSAAHLGGATFVTLLGAEATHVPFKGSVEIPTSLLRGDTDFAFAIAGTAVPQVQGGRLRALAVTSREPMAELAGVPTLREILGSDLAVQEFWFAFWLPRKSSAEVVDKLYGATTASLKDPGVKSNFEAAGVSVMHSDSPQAAASFVRAEARKWAEIIKLTGITAG, encoded by the coding sequence ATGCAACGCCGTACTTTTTGCCTGGGCGCCCTCGGCGCCGGCATGATGTTCCGTGCCATGGCGAACGCCGCAGAGAGCTATCCGTCGCGGGCCGTGCGCGTCGTCGTTCCCTATGCCGCAGGCGGCGGGCCCGACATCATGGTGCGCCAATTCGGCCCGGTGCTCAGCGCCAGCATGGGTCAGCCGATCGTGGTGGAGAACAAGGTGGGCGCGGGCGGCGTGCTGGCCGCCCAATACGTGGCCCAGGCCGCGCCCGACGGCTACACCGTGCTGCTGGGATCCAACTCGCACCTGATCCAGAAAGCCCTGCAGCCCAGCCTGATGTTCGATCCCGAGCAGGACTTTCTGCCGGTGACGGTAATCGGCGCCTCGCCCAGCGTGCTGGTCGTGTCTGCCAAGTCGCCCTACCGCACGGCGCAAGATCTGATCGCCGCCCTGAAGGCGCAACCGGGCAAGATGAACTACGCCTCGGGCGGCATCGGCTCGGCCGCGCATCTGGGCGGCGCGACCTTCGTCACGCTGCTGGGCGCCGAAGCCACGCACGTTCCCTTCAAGGGGTCGGTGGAGATCCCGACCTCTCTGCTGCGCGGCGACACGGATTTCGCCTTCGCTATCGCCGGGACCGCCGTTCCGCAGGTGCAGGGCGGCCGGCTGCGCGCGCTGGCCGTGACCAGCCGCGAACCCATGGCGGAGCTTGCCGGCGTGCCCACGCTGCGGGAGATCCTGGGCAGCGATCTGGCGGTCCAGGAATTCTGGTTCGCCTTCTGGCTGCCGCGCAAATCGAGCGCCGAGGTGGTCGACAAGCTCTATGGCGCGACCACGGCTTCGCTCAAGGATCCGGGCGTGAAGAGCAATTTCGAGGCGGCCGGCGTCAGCGTGATGCATAGCGACAGCCCGCAAGCCGCCGCGTCGTTCGTGCGCGCCGAAGCCCGCAAATGGGCCGAAATCATCAAACTGACTGGCATCACCGCCGGCTGA
- a CDS encoding LysR family transcriptional regulator has protein sequence MTGAIEPDHLVSKLRFRHLRMLQVVQGTGSLRAASQALNLTQPALSKALTEVESAFGFALFLRTARGLKPTAQGEVVLRGAALLLEELGHLRADAQTADRYAAKIRIGAPPFLAQTYLRGVVEKLVNHARPMRVQLLEERVPALLHALELGEIDALISTFPLQMLESGAAAFQYVKLFEVQFAVIAAASHPLVRARRVDWTRLARERWIMPAEGSMGRKLIEDCFIHAGLPAPLPVVESTSPTTGVQFVASGLGIGIVPDMALIRHDVALAGAVRQIRVLPEPPSSVVALITRKGPANPRIALLREALGEALGAQSAQQQ, from the coding sequence ATGACCGGCGCCATCGAACCCGACCATCTGGTATCCAAGCTGCGCTTCCGCCATCTGCGCATGCTGCAGGTAGTGCAGGGAACGGGCAGCCTGCGGGCCGCGAGCCAGGCGCTCAATCTGACGCAACCCGCGCTCAGCAAGGCGCTGACGGAAGTCGAAAGCGCGTTCGGCTTTGCCTTGTTCCTGCGCACCGCGCGCGGCCTGAAACCGACCGCGCAAGGAGAGGTGGTGCTGCGCGGCGCCGCGCTGTTGCTTGAAGAGCTGGGACATCTGCGCGCCGACGCCCAGACCGCCGATCGCTATGCAGCGAAGATCCGCATCGGCGCGCCTCCCTTCCTCGCGCAGACCTACCTGCGCGGCGTGGTCGAGAAGCTGGTGAACCATGCCAGGCCGATGCGCGTGCAATTGCTGGAGGAGCGCGTGCCCGCCCTGCTCCACGCGCTGGAGCTGGGCGAAATCGACGCGCTGATTTCCACTTTCCCGCTGCAGATGCTGGAATCCGGGGCGGCCGCGTTTCAGTACGTCAAATTGTTTGAAGTGCAGTTCGCGGTGATCGCGGCGGCCAGTCATCCGCTGGTCCGCGCACGGCGCGTGGACTGGACTCGCCTGGCGCGGGAACGCTGGATCATGCCGGCCGAAGGATCCATGGGCCGCAAGCTGATAGAAGACTGCTTCATCCATGCCGGTCTGCCCGCGCCGCTGCCCGTGGTGGAATCAACCAGCCCCACCACCGGCGTGCAGTTCGTCGCCAGCGGCCTGGGCATCGGCATCGTGCCGGACATGGCCCTCATTCGCCATGATGTCGCGCTTGCAGGCGCGGTCAGGCAGATACGCGTGCTTCCGGAACCGCCTTCCAGCGTGGTGGCCTTGATAACCCGGAAGGGACCGGCCAACCCCCGCATCGCCCTCTTGCGGGAAGCGCTGGGAGAGGCGCTAGGCGCCCAGTCCGCCCAGCAGCAGTAG
- a CDS encoding LysE family translocator has protein sequence MPDLTHLMTFALVALGMVLTPGPNMIYLVSRSISQGAQAGLISLGGVAVGFVFYVLCAAFGITALLMAVPYAYDALRIGGALYLLYMAWQALRPGGRSPFQVRELPKSSPRTLFTMGLVTNLLNPKIAIMYVSLLPQFIQPERGSVFTQSLALGMTQVAISLTVNALIAIMAGSIAGFLAGRPLWMVVQRWLMGTVLAGLAVRMLMDNRR, from the coding sequence ATGCCCGACCTTACCCATCTGATGACGTTCGCCCTGGTTGCCCTGGGCATGGTGCTCACGCCCGGGCCCAACATGATCTACCTGGTCTCCCGTTCCATCTCGCAGGGCGCGCAGGCGGGTCTGATTTCGCTGGGGGGCGTGGCGGTCGGCTTTGTCTTCTACGTGCTCTGCGCGGCCTTCGGCATCACGGCGCTGCTGATGGCGGTGCCTTACGCCTATGACGCGCTGCGCATCGGCGGCGCGCTGTACCTGCTGTACATGGCCTGGCAGGCCCTGCGCCCGGGCGGGCGTTCGCCGTTCCAGGTGCGCGAACTGCCCAAGAGCAGCCCGCGCACGCTGTTCACGATGGGGCTGGTGACCAATCTGCTCAACCCCAAGATCGCGATCATGTATGTGTCGTTGCTGCCGCAGTTCATCCAGCCCGAACGCGGCAGCGTGTTCACGCAGTCGCTGGCGCTGGGCATGACGCAGGTGGCCATCAGCCTGACGGTCAATGCGTTGATCGCCATCATGGCCGGTTCCATCGCCGGGTTCCTGGCGGGCCGCCCCTTGTGGATGGTGGTGCAGCGCTGGCTGATGGGCACGGTGCTGGCCGGGCTGGCGGTGCGCATGCTGATGGACAATCGCCGCTGA
- a CDS encoding DUF72 domain-containing protein, whose product MPQAHPHPKDGAIRIGIGGWTYAPWRGLFYPENLPHARELEYASSQLTAIEINGTYYSTQKPATFAKWRDETPEGFVFSLKASRYATNRRELAGAKDSIHRFVHSGIAELGPKLGPIVWQFAPTKAFDADDFAAFLALLPDKVDGLPLRHVLDVRHASFACEEYLELARRHGAATVYTDSEDYPSIADRTADFVYARLMRASTAYKAGYAPKALDAWADRLRGWARGSHPADLPLAGAPEKTARPGNVFAFFINGAKELAPLAARAMIERL is encoded by the coding sequence ATGCCGCAAGCGCATCCTCATCCGAAAGACGGCGCCATCCGCATCGGTATCGGCGGCTGGACCTACGCCCCCTGGCGCGGCCTCTTCTACCCCGAAAACCTGCCGCACGCGCGCGAACTGGAATACGCCAGCAGCCAGCTCACCGCCATCGAGATCAACGGCACCTACTACAGCACCCAGAAGCCGGCCACCTTCGCCAAATGGCGCGATGAGACGCCCGAAGGCTTCGTCTTTTCGCTGAAGGCCTCGCGCTACGCGACCAACCGCCGCGAACTGGCGGGCGCCAAGGACTCGATCCACCGCTTCGTGCACAGCGGCATCGCCGAACTGGGTCCGAAGCTTGGGCCCATCGTCTGGCAGTTCGCGCCGACCAAGGCGTTCGATGCGGACGACTTCGCCGCCTTCCTCGCGCTGCTGCCAGACAAGGTGGACGGCTTGCCGCTGCGCCACGTGCTGGACGTGCGCCATGCCAGCTTCGCCTGCGAGGAATACCTGGAACTGGCGCGGCGCCACGGCGCAGCCACCGTCTACACGGATAGCGAGGACTACCCATCCATCGCCGACCGTACCGCCGATTTCGTCTATGCGCGGCTGATGCGCGCCAGTACCGCCTACAAGGCGGGCTACGCGCCCAAGGCGCTGGACGCCTGGGCGGACCGCCTGCGCGGCTGGGCCCGCGGCAGCCACCCGGCCGACCTGCCGCTCGCCGGCGCCCCGGAAAAGACGGCGCGGCCGGGAAATGTCTTCGCGTTCTTCATCAATGGCGCCAAGGAACTCGCGCCGCTGGCGGCGCGCGCCATGATCGAACGCCTGTAG
- the gorA gene encoding glutathione-disulfide reductase has translation MAFDFDLFVIGAGSGGVRAARFAAGFGARVAVAESRYLGGTCVNVGCVPKKLLVYGAHYSEDFEQARGFGWSAGEPSFDWPTLIANKNREIERLNGIYRNLLVNSGVTLLEGHARILDPHTVEINGKSHSAAHILVATGGWPQVPDIPGKEHATTSNEAFFLKELPRRVLVVGGGYIAVEFASIFNGMGAQTTQVYRGPLFLRGFDQGVREHLRDELVKKGIDLRFNSEVTRIDKQADGTLAATLKDGSVVEADCVFYATGRRPMLDNLGLENTAVKLGKGGFIEVDDEYRTAEPSILAIGDVIGRVPLTPVALAEGMAVARRLFRPEEYRKVDYQLIPTAVFSLPNIGTVGMTTEEARAAGHEVKLFESRFRPMKLTLTESQEKTLMKLIVDAKTDRVLGVHMVGPDAGEIVQGIAIALKAGATKQVFDETIGIHPTAAEEFVTLRTPVAQ, from the coding sequence ATGGCATTCGATTTTGATCTGTTTGTGATCGGCGCGGGCTCCGGCGGCGTGCGCGCGGCGCGTTTCGCCGCGGGCTTCGGCGCGCGCGTGGCGGTGGCGGAAAGCCGCTACCTGGGCGGCACCTGCGTGAACGTGGGCTGCGTGCCCAAGAAACTGCTGGTCTATGGCGCGCATTACAGCGAGGACTTCGAGCAGGCCCGCGGTTTCGGCTGGAGCGCCGGCGAGCCCAGTTTCGACTGGCCCACGCTGATTGCGAACAAGAATCGGGAAATCGAGCGTCTTAACGGCATTTACCGCAATTTGCTGGTCAATAGCGGCGTGACCCTGCTGGAAGGCCACGCCCGCATCCTGGATCCGCACACGGTCGAGATCAACGGCAAATCCCATAGCGCCGCCCATATCCTGGTGGCGACCGGCGGCTGGCCCCAGGTGCCGGACATTCCGGGCAAGGAACACGCCACCACCTCGAACGAAGCCTTCTTCCTGAAGGAACTGCCGCGCCGCGTGCTGGTGGTGGGCGGCGGCTACATCGCCGTGGAATTCGCCTCCATTTTCAACGGCATGGGCGCGCAGACCACGCAGGTCTACCGCGGCCCGTTGTTCCTGCGCGGCTTCGACCAGGGCGTGCGCGAGCATCTGCGCGACGAACTGGTGAAAAAGGGCATCGACCTGCGCTTCAACTCGGAAGTGACGCGCATCGACAAGCAGGCCGACGGCACGCTGGCCGCCACCCTGAAGGACGGTTCCGTGGTCGAGGCCGATTGCGTGTTCTACGCCACCGGCCGCCGGCCCATGCTGGACAACCTGGGCCTGGAGAACACGGCGGTCAAGCTGGGCAAGGGCGGCTTCATCGAGGTGGACGACGAATACCGCACGGCCGAGCCTTCCATCCTGGCCATCGGTGACGTGATCGGCCGGGTGCCGCTGACGCCCGTGGCGCTGGCCGAAGGCATGGCGGTGGCGCGGCGCCTGTTCCGTCCCGAGGAATACCGCAAGGTCGACTACCAGCTGATCCCGACCGCCGTGTTCAGCCTGCCCAACATCGGCACGGTGGGCATGACGACGGAAGAGGCGCGCGCCGCGGGGCACGAGGTCAAGCTGTTCGAAAGCCGCTTCCGGCCCATGAAGCTGACGCTGACCGAGTCGCAGGAAAAGACGCTGATGAAGCTGATCGTGGACGCCAAGACCGACCGCGTGCTGGGCGTGCACATGGTCGGTCCGGACGCCGGCGAGATCGTGCAGGGCATCGCCATCGCGCTGAAGGCCGGCGCGACCAAGCAGGTGTTCGACGAGACCATCGGCATCCATCCCACGGCGGCCGAAGAGTTCGTGACCCTGCGCACCCCGGTCGCCCAATAG
- a CDS encoding LysE family translocator, with product MSLETWLAFLGASALLVMLPGPTILTVISYSIAQGRRARLPLVLAVALGDSTALLLSLLGLGALLAASAFWFTAVKIVGGLYLLYLGFKLLRAGVSPATLPAASAAGSRWKLFANTYLVTALNPKGIIFFVAFLPQFIDPAGDVTRQLWILSATFVACAGINATAYAIFAGSARRLLASPRAQRGFNLGGGALLSAAGIWALLARRV from the coding sequence ATGTCGCTTGAAACCTGGCTGGCCTTCCTGGGCGCGTCCGCCCTGCTCGTGATGCTGCCCGGCCCCACGATACTCACCGTCATCAGCTACTCCATCGCGCAAGGCCGGCGCGCCCGCCTGCCGCTGGTGCTGGCGGTGGCGCTGGGCGACTCCACCGCCCTGTTGCTGTCGCTGCTGGGCCTGGGCGCCCTGCTGGCGGCGTCGGCGTTCTGGTTCACGGCGGTCAAGATCGTGGGCGGCCTGTACTTGCTGTACCTGGGCTTCAAGCTGCTGCGCGCCGGCGTCTCGCCGGCGACGCTGCCCGCCGCCAGCGCCGCGGGCTCGCGCTGGAAACTGTTCGCCAACACCTATCTGGTGACGGCGCTTAACCCCAAGGGCATCATCTTCTTCGTGGCCTTCCTGCCGCAGTTCATCGATCCGGCGGGCGACGTGACGCGCCAGCTCTGGATCCTGTCGGCCACCTTCGTCGCCTGCGCCGGCATCAATGCCACGGCCTACGCCATCTTTGCCGGGTCGGCCCGGCGCCTGCTGGCCTCGCCCCGCGCGCAGCGCGGCTTCAACCTGGGCGGCGGCGCCCTGCTGTCCGCCGCCGGGATCTGGGCCTTGCTGGCGCGGCGCGTCTAG
- the aceE gene encoding pyruvate dehydrogenase (acetyl-transferring), homodimeric type, whose protein sequence is MDTPIEPTDADPQETQEWLEAMQAVLAHEGRPRTHYLLDQLIGQDRAGHGGYAAPNATPYVNTIRPADQGLFPGDMGIELRLDAYLRWNAMAMVLRAGKTSGVGGHIATYASATTLYETGFRHFFRAATPDFLGDMLYIQGHSAPGIYARAYLEGRISEEELDRFRRETAGGGLASYPHPRTMPGFWQFPTVSMGLGPLMAAYQARYMRYLEDRELIPAQGRKVWGFLGDGEQDQPETLAAVAMAGREKLDNLIFVVNCNLQRLDGPVRGNAKIIQELESVYRGAGWNVIKVIWGAGWDALLAQDHDGRLRRRMMQCVDGEYQVFKARGGAYVREHFFGADPVLLERVAHLSDEEIGALNRGGHDPAKIYAAYATALAHRGQPTVILAKTVKGYGMGAAGEAANTNHQQKKMADPAVRAFRDRFSIPVPDDLLEQIPYIKPAPGSAERTYFDAAIARAGGHLPRRPAGPGPLATPPLEAFAAHLKGSDGREFSTTMAFVRVLAQLLKDPAIGQRVVPIVPDESRTFGMDGMFRQVGIYSHVGQLYTPQDADQLSVYREDRRGQILQEGINESGAMASWIAAATAHSTHGVATIPFYIFYSMFGFQRVGDLAWAAGDIRARGFLLGATSGRTTLEGEGLQHDDGHSHVLASVIPSCVAYDPAYAYEIAVIVQDGMRRMYQDEEDVFYYLTLINEKTAHPPMPQGAEEGILRGMYRLRDGGDGALRVQLLGSGAILGETLAAADLLRQDFGVAADVWSVTSYSELGRDGQEAERWSRLHPLEDRRRGYAETVLADSEGPVVAATDYMKTVAEQIRPFMQDRRYVTLGTDGFGRSDTRTALRAYFEVDRHHIALAALKALADDGLMPRDCAADAIARYGIDPEAVSAARP, encoded by the coding sequence ATGGACACCCCGATAGAACCGACCGACGCCGATCCGCAGGAAACCCAGGAATGGCTGGAGGCCATGCAGGCCGTGCTGGCCCACGAGGGCCGGCCACGCACCCACTATTTGCTGGACCAATTGATCGGCCAGGACCGCGCCGGCCACGGCGGCTACGCCGCGCCGAACGCCACGCCCTACGTGAACACCATCCGGCCGGCGGACCAGGGGCTGTTCCCGGGCGACATGGGCATCGAGCTGCGGCTGGACGCCTATCTGCGCTGGAACGCCATGGCCATGGTGCTGCGCGCGGGCAAGACCTCGGGCGTGGGCGGACACATCGCGACCTACGCCTCGGCCACGACCTTGTACGAAACCGGCTTTCGCCATTTCTTCCGCGCGGCCACGCCGGATTTTCTGGGCGACATGCTGTACATCCAGGGCCACTCCGCGCCCGGCATCTATGCGCGCGCCTATCTGGAAGGCCGCATTTCCGAGGAAGAACTCGATCGCTTCCGGCGCGAGACGGCCGGCGGCGGACTGGCGTCCTATCCGCATCCGCGCACCATGCCCGGGTTCTGGCAGTTCCCGACCGTGTCGATGGGCCTGGGGCCGCTGATGGCCGCCTACCAGGCGCGCTACATGCGCTACCTGGAAGACCGCGAGCTGATCCCCGCGCAGGGCCGCAAGGTATGGGGCTTTCTGGGCGACGGCGAACAGGACCAGCCGGAGACGCTGGCGGCGGTGGCGATGGCCGGGCGCGAAAAACTGGACAACCTGATCTTCGTGGTGAACTGCAACCTGCAGCGCCTGGACGGTCCGGTGCGCGGCAACGCCAAGATCATCCAGGAACTGGAAAGCGTGTACCGCGGCGCCGGCTGGAACGTCATCAAGGTGATCTGGGGAGCCGGCTGGGATGCGCTCTTGGCCCAGGACCACGACGGCCGCCTGCGCCGGCGCATGATGCAGTGCGTGGACGGCGAGTACCAGGTGTTCAAGGCGCGCGGCGGCGCCTACGTGCGCGAACATTTCTTCGGCGCGGACCCGGTGCTGCTGGAGCGCGTGGCGCACCTGAGCGATGAAGAGATCGGCGCGCTGAACCGTGGCGGCCACGATCCGGCCAAGATCTATGCCGCCTACGCCACGGCGCTGGCCCATCGCGGCCAGCCCACCGTCATCCTGGCCAAGACCGTCAAGGGCTATGGCATGGGCGCGGCGGGCGAGGCGGCCAACACCAACCACCAGCAGAAGAAGATGGCGGACCCGGCGGTGCGCGCCTTTCGCGACCGCTTCTCCATCCCGGTCCCCGACGATCTGCTGGAACAGATTCCCTACATCAAGCCCGCGCCCGGCAGCGCCGAACGTACCTATTTCGACGCCGCGATCGCGCGCGCGGGCGGCCATCTGCCGCGGCGGCCGGCCGGGCCCGGCCCGTTGGCCACGCCGCCGCTGGAGGCTTTCGCCGCGCACCTGAAGGGCAGCGACGGCCGCGAGTTCTCGACCACCATGGCCTTCGTGCGGGTGCTGGCGCAATTGCTCAAGGACCCGGCCATCGGCCAGCGCGTGGTGCCCATCGTGCCCGACGAGTCGCGCACCTTCGGCATGGACGGCATGTTCCGGCAGGTGGGCATTTATTCGCACGTGGGGCAGCTGTACACGCCGCAGGACGCCGACCAGCTGAGCGTCTACCGCGAAGACCGGCGCGGCCAGATCCTGCAGGAAGGCATCAACGAATCGGGCGCGATGGCCTCGTGGATCGCGGCCGCCACCGCACACAGCACGCACGGCGTGGCGACGATTCCGTTCTACATTTTCTATTCCATGTTCGGCTTCCAGCGCGTGGGCGACCTGGCCTGGGCGGCGGGCGACATCCGCGCGCGCGGCTTCCTGCTGGGCGCGACCTCCGGACGCACCACGCTGGAAGGCGAGGGCCTGCAGCATGACGACGGCCACAGCCACGTGCTGGCTTCGGTCATCCCCTCATGCGTGGCCTACGACCCGGCCTACGCCTACGAGATCGCGGTGATCGTGCAGGACGGCATGCGCCGCATGTACCAGGACGAAGAAGACGTCTTCTACTACTTGACGCTGATCAACGAGAAGACCGCGCATCCGCCCATGCCGCAAGGCGCCGAGGAAGGCATCCTGCGCGGCATGTACCGCCTGCGCGACGGCGGCGATGGCGCGTTGCGGGTGCAGTTGCTGGGCAGCGGCGCCATCCTGGGCGAAACGCTGGCGGCGGCCGATCTGCTGCGTCAGGACTTCGGCGTGGCGGCCGACGTCTGGAGCGTGACCAGCTATTCGGAACTGGGCCGCGACGGCCAGGAGGCAGAACGCTGGAGCCGCCTGCATCCGCTGGAGGACAGGCGCCGCGGCTACGCGGAAACGGTCCTGGCGGACAGCGAGGGGCCGGTGGTGGCGGCCACCGACTACATGAAGACGGTGGCCGAACAGATACGCCCGTTCATGCAGGACCGCCGTTACGTCACGCTGGGCACCGACGGCTTTGGCCGGTCCGACACGCGGACGGCCTTGCGCGCCTACTTCGAGGTGGACCGGCATCACATCGCGTTGGCGGCCCTGAAGGCGCTGGCGGACGACGGGCTGATGCCGCGCGACTGCGCGGCGGACGCCATCGCCCGCTACGGCATCGACCCGGAGGCCGTGTCCGCGGCGCGGCCCTAG
- a CDS encoding c-type cytochrome → MSSLYRIAFAAALASLPVPQAGAESLAAINPAGEKLYKSACVVCHASGVANAPRLGDKQAWSPFIAQGADALLATVLKGKGAMPPRGGSSADEPTLRAAVEFMMAASR, encoded by the coding sequence ATGTCCTCGCTTTATCGAATCGCGTTCGCCGCCGCGCTGGCCAGCCTGCCCGTCCCGCAAGCGGGCGCCGAGTCGCTGGCCGCCATCAACCCTGCCGGAGAAAAACTCTACAAGTCCGCCTGTGTCGTGTGCCACGCCAGCGGGGTCGCCAACGCGCCCAGGCTGGGTGACAAGCAGGCCTGGTCGCCATTCATCGCGCAGGGAGCGGACGCGCTGTTGGCGACCGTGCTCAAAGGCAAGGGCGCGATGCCGCCGCGCGGCGGCTCATCGGCGGACGAGCCCACGCTCAGGGCCGCGGTGGAATTCATGATGGCCGCGTCCCGCTAG
- the nirK gene encoding copper-containing nitrite reductase, whose translation MNALRPTLLAMALIAAMAGGPAAAQNADQLERAKVALVAPPMVHPHEQVARSGPKVIEFTMTIEEKKMVIDDKGTTLQAMTFDGSMPGPTLVVHEGDYVELTLVNPATNAMPHNVDFHAATGALGGAKLTNVNPGEQATLRFKADRSGTFVYHCAPEGMVPWHVVAGMSGTLMVLPRDGLKDPQGKPLRYDRAYTIGEFDLYIPKDANGKYKDYATLAESYGDTVEVMRTLTPSHIVFNGKVGALTGANALTAKVGETVLLIHSQANRDTRPHLIGGHGDWVWETGKFANPPQKDLETWFIRGGSAGAALYTFKQPGVYAYLNHNLIEAFELGAAGHIKVEGKWNDDLMKQIKAPGPIPR comes from the coding sequence ATGAACGCTTTGCGCCCCACCTTGCTTGCCATGGCATTGATCGCAGCGATGGCGGGCGGCCCAGCCGCCGCCCAGAACGCCGATCAGCTGGAACGCGCCAAGGTTGCGCTGGTCGCCCCGCCCATGGTCCACCCGCATGAGCAGGTGGCCCGTTCGGGCCCCAAGGTGATCGAATTCACGATGACCATCGAAGAAAAGAAGATGGTCATCGATGACAAGGGCACGACCTTGCAGGCAATGACGTTCGACGGATCCATGCCCGGTCCTACCCTGGTGGTGCACGAAGGCGATTATGTCGAGCTGACCCTGGTCAATCCGGCCACCAACGCCATGCCGCACAACGTGGATTTCCATGCCGCCACCGGCGCGCTGGGCGGGGCCAAGCTCACCAACGTGAACCCGGGCGAGCAGGCCACGCTGCGCTTCAAGGCGGACCGCAGCGGCACCTTCGTCTACCACTGTGCGCCCGAAGGCATGGTGCCCTGGCACGTGGTGGCGGGCATGAGCGGCACGCTGATGGTGCTGCCGCGCGACGGCCTGAAGGATCCGCAGGGCAAGCCGCTGCGCTACGACCGCGCCTACACGATAGGCGAGTTCGACCTGTACATCCCCAAGGACGCGAACGGCAAGTACAAGGACTACGCGACCTTGGCGGAAAGCTATGGCGACACGGTCGAAGTCATGCGCACGCTGACGCCATCGCATATCGTCTTCAATGGCAAGGTCGGGGCCTTGACGGGGGCGAACGCGCTCACGGCCAAGGTCGGCGAGACGGTGCTGCTGATCCATTCGCAGGCCAATCGCGACACGCGCCCGCATCTGATCGGCGGCCATGGCGACTGGGTCTGGGAAACCGGCAAGTTCGCCAATCCGCCGCAAAAGGACCTGGAGACCTGGTTCATTCGCGGCGGCTCGGCGGGCGCCGCGCTCTACACCTTCAAGCAGCCCGGCGTGTACGCCTACCTGAACCACAACCTGATCGAGGCCTTCGAACTGGGCGCAGCCGGGCATATCAAGGTCGAGGGTAAATGGAATGACGACCTGATGAAGCAGATCAAGGCGCCGGGTCCGATCCCGCGCTGA